The DNA segment ATAAAAAAGAAAATCCATCTTCTAATGCTATAGAAGCTATTTTTTGAACTGCATCTTCTATCTCTTTTTCACTAGCATTCATCTTTGTAATTAAAAAATCCAGATCTATAGTTTCACGTCCTATTTCCATCATGTAGGAAAGAAGGAATCCTCCTTTAAAAATGAATTTATCTGAGTATTCCGAAAGAGATAACCTTACCAAAAAACGCTCAAGAAGTAATTGTTTCCAACATTCATTGAATGAGATTTCAGCTTCTTTCGCAATCTTATGCACACAGTATATTAAAGCTTGTTTGTTCATGTCGTTGCTGTCATCAGATAAGGTTGAATATTATATCTAAGTTTTTTTGCATATACTTGAAGTTTTTTGAGATCAAGTCGCTCTTTTCCTTTTTTAGCAAGAGCCACTTTAAGTGCTTTGATAGCAGTCTCACGACTCAGTAATCTAAAAGAATCGATGACAGTTCGTTCTCGATCAAATATGGGAATTTGAATGCCGCCAAGATCAAGTGTAGTTTTTCCTAGTTCCATATTTCGAAATCGTATGATCTTAGTAAGCTTGCGTTCCTTAATTGATGTACCATGAGGAACGGCAATCCAAAATTGTCGAGCAATTTGCTCAGTAATGTCATAAAGTGCTAACGCAGAAATTAGACATACCACACCTCCAGGGACAGAGTTTACAGCTTCGATAAGATCTTCCCATTGAAAATAGTCAATGGGATACTTGAAATTAGTACCTTGATAAATCCCTCGGCCAAGTCGTCTAACTTGACCCTTTTTTATGTAGTAGGCTAAATGAGCAGGAAAAACCCCAAATATTTTAGCTTCATTTGCTGTAAATGAAGGCTGTTTCAGAAGAGTTTGAATGGCATAAAGGCAGTTTGATTTCTTCATAAGATCTCCTAAATTTTACTTTAACAAAAACGCCCATTAAATTTCATTGGGTTTTCATATTAAATTTTAGGTAAAGCAATATAGGATTTTCAATGGGAAAACTACAAAAATTATATTTATAGAAAAATAGAGATTTAAATTATCCAACAAATCGTTGGACTTTTACATAAGAACTGTCTACTCAAATAAATTCGCTTTGTAGACCTTAATTACTTTGCTCCGCTTTTCCAACGATGTGCTTTCATCATTAAATAAAAAAGCTGTAGAATTATCAGCTAAAAGAGCTTCCAAAAAAATTTTCAATTAATAAGAGGATCTAATCGACTTTTTGAAGAATATCTTGAGAGAGAAATTATTCAAAGAGCCGATTTATAAGTTACCTCAAAAGACTGTTATCTTGGGTGGGATTAAGCAAACAAACACTTTTTCGCAAAGCTGACCCAAAGAAGCCATGACAAAGTATTTGTCCTTTATTGTTAATATCAACGTACCATCCAAGATTTGTCATACGATCAAAATTTAAATTATCATTTTTATGATCCAATAAATCAGGTAAAAATGTTAGTATTTGATCTACTCTCCATAAAGCAAAGCTACTTTCATTATTAATAAATTCCATTTCATTTTCATTTTTTAATGCAAGCCCAATAATATCGCCTTGATCATTCGCTGCAATAGCTTTGAAATTTTCAATCCAAACTTCTCGATTATACTTATGTTCATCTATTTCTGGTAAAATATGCTTACCAAAATGATTATGGTTTTCCCACACATAAGTTTTATTTTTAAAAGGAATAACGATAAGACCTGAGTTACTAAGCATCATTTTTGATAAATAAATATCTGTTTTTTCCACTATTGGTAACAAGGTTAGAG comes from the Candidatus Protochlamydia phocaeensis genome and includes:
- a CDS encoding nucleotidyl transferase AbiEii/AbiGii toxin family protein; this translates as MNKQALIYCVHKIAKEAEISFNECWKQLLLERFLVRLSLSEYSDKFIFKGGFLLSYMMEIGRETIDLDFLITKMNASEKEIEDAVQKIASIALEDGFSFLYKAIELLEQPHMDYPGYRVTFQATFSNMKDKIQIDVGIGDIVKPVEQDFHFFGSSKHVMLNCNNR
- a CDS encoding type IV toxin-antitoxin system AbiEi family antitoxin domain-containing protein, with translation MKKSNCLYAIQTLLKQPSFTANEAKIFGVFPAHLAYYIKKGQVRRLGRGIYQGTNFKYPIDYFQWEDLIEAVNSVPGGVVCLISALALYDITEQIARQFWIAVPHGTSIKERKLTKIIRFRNMELGKTTLDLGGIQIPIFDRERTVIDSFRLLSRETAIKALKVALAKKGKERLDLKKLQVYAKKLRYNIQPYLMTATT